A single region of the Geobacillus subterraneus genome encodes:
- a CDS encoding SGNH/GDSL hydrolase family protein has translation MKRWGWLIAVGLFLAGCTAFSTGGKPERPHEAAVTPSEAKPLPKDIHLVALGDSLTEGVGDGEGKGGYVGRLVPLLAAEDRVRTVTVANFGKRGRRLAELEPVVAAHQGEIGRADLILLTIGGNDVMNVVRSHFFDLSYERFAKESKAFADRLDHLLISLRIANPDAVIVLVGLYNPFSTTLPNIPEIDDVIADWNKTSAAVLSRYDRTIFVDIQDIFADRDELLHRDEFHPNAAGYEQIAVRVYYALNERKAWWVN, from the coding sequence ATGAAACGATGGGGATGGCTAATCGCGGTGGGTTTGTTTCTTGCCGGCTGCACCGCTTTTTCAACCGGCGGGAAGCCGGAGCGTCCGCATGAAGCCGCTGTCACACCGTCAGAGGCCAAGCCGCTGCCAAAAGACATTCATCTCGTCGCCTTAGGCGACTCGTTGACGGAAGGGGTTGGGGACGGTGAAGGAAAAGGGGGGTATGTCGGCCGCCTTGTCCCGCTCCTTGCGGCAGAAGATCGAGTGCGGACGGTAACGGTGGCGAATTTCGGCAAGCGCGGCCGGCGTCTCGCTGAACTCGAGCCCGTCGTTGCCGCCCATCAAGGGGAGATTGGGCGGGCGGATTTGATTTTGTTGACGATCGGCGGCAACGATGTAATGAATGTCGTCCGCTCGCATTTTTTTGACTTGTCATATGAGCGGTTTGCCAAAGAGAGCAAGGCGTTTGCTGACCGGCTCGACCATCTGTTGATTTCACTGCGCATCGCCAACCCGGATGCGGTCATCGTGCTTGTCGGCTTATACAATCCGTTTTCAACGACGCTGCCGAACATTCCAGAAATCGATGACGTCATTGCCGATTGGAACAAGACAAGCGCGGCGGTGCTTTCCCGTTACGACCGGACGATCTTCGTTGATATTCAAGATATCTTCGCCGATCGTGATGAGCTGCTCCACCGCGATGAATTTCATCCGAACGCCGCGGGGTATGAACAGATTGCTGTGCGCGTGTACTACGCGTTGAACGAGCGAAAAGCGTGGTGGGTGAACTGA
- a CDS encoding OsmC family protein, with protein sequence MKTTVTWNGNMSFSGQSASGVTIPMDAAKDVGGNDSGARPMELLLHGLAGCTGIDIMLILRKMRLDVRAFSMEVEGTRAEDHPKRFTNIHIHYALEGDLPEEKVIRAIRLSKEKYCSVSHSLNAAITASYSINGVRGKETI encoded by the coding sequence ATGAAAACGACCGTCACGTGGAATGGAAACATGTCGTTTAGCGGCCAAAGCGCTTCCGGTGTGACGATCCCGATGGATGCCGCGAAGGACGTCGGCGGCAACGATTCAGGCGCTCGGCCGATGGAGTTGTTGCTTCACGGGTTGGCGGGCTGCACCGGCATCGACATCATGTTGATCTTGCGAAAAATGCGCCTTGATGTCCGTGCGTTCTCGATGGAAGTGGAAGGGACGCGGGCTGAAGACCACCCGAAGCGGTTTACGAACATTCATATCCATTACGCCCTTGAAGGCGATTTGCCGGAAGAAAAAGTCATCCGCGCCATTCGGCTGTCAAAAGAAAAGTATTGTTCCGTCTCCCATTCATTAAACGCCGCCATTACGGCGAGCTATTCGATTAACGGCGTTCGCGGGAAGGAGACGATCTAA
- a CDS encoding YpmS family protein, whose product MNWKRAFWLLAVVNAAILILAVVWLFQPSPPVKRPVRPHVEGASFTVYSKKAHLNAVINDYLAEKTKDHPLQYNVWLADRVFVSSEIPMFGRNVELVVSFMPKVVKGGNVELIEPAISLGDWKLPVTYVLRYLQKHAPLPDEVVIDPERARVYVALDDIRFGNGYQVAAKKIDLAADEIVFTLTIPTRQR is encoded by the coding sequence ATGAATTGGAAACGAGCGTTTTGGCTATTAGCGGTCGTCAACGCCGCTATCCTCATTCTTGCAGTTGTTTGGCTGTTTCAGCCGTCTCCGCCGGTCAAACGGCCGGTGCGCCCGCACGTAGAAGGGGCCTCATTTACCGTGTACTCGAAAAAAGCGCATTTGAACGCCGTCATTAATGATTATTTGGCGGAAAAAACGAAAGACCATCCGCTGCAATACAATGTTTGGCTTGCCGACCGCGTCTTCGTCTCGAGCGAAATCCCGATGTTCGGCCGCAATGTGGAGCTGGTCGTCTCGTTTATGCCCAAAGTAGTAAAGGGCGGGAATGTTGAGCTTATAGAACCGGCGATCTCGCTTGGCGATTGGAAACTGCCGGTGACGTACGTGCTTCGCTATTTGCAAAAGCACGCTCCATTACCGGATGAAGTGGTCATTGACCCAGAACGGGCCCGCGTCTATGTGGCGCTCGATGACATTCGCTTTGGCAACGGTTACCAAGTGGCGGCAAAAAAAATTGACCTAGCTGCTGACGAGATCGTGTTTACGTTAACGATTCCGACCCGGCAGCGATGA
- a CDS encoding RsmF rRNA methyltransferase first C-terminal domain-containing protein gives MLPERFVEKMNLLLQDEADEFLAVYKEEKANGLRANPLKINPDSWAKTAPFSLTPVPFCPTGFYYGPDEQPGKHPYHAAGLYYIQEPSAMAVAEALRPAPGETVLDLCAAPGGKTTQLGAMMENKGLLVANEIHPKRVKALAENVERLGLTNTVVVNETPEALAERFPGFFDKILVDAPCSGEGMFRKEEEAASFWSQAYVEECAARQRRILQSAYAMLKEGGILVYSTCTFSPEENEQTIEWLLETYDDLRMMPIAKTGGMEPGRPEWTKTNRAELEHAVRLWPHRIKGEGHFIAKLQKQRPTPLWNGRWGKANAPKAAVRLYRQFEQTALRIERHGTIVSFGSHLAMLPERCPDWSGLKVIRAGLHLGEVKKERFEPNHALALALKTDEVNHVLDLSSTSREITQYWRGETLPTGGDRGWLLVAVDGHPFAWGKEVKGTVKNFYPKGLRRL, from the coding sequence ATGTTGCCGGAACGATTTGTGGAAAAAATGAACCTGTTGCTGCAAGACGAGGCAGACGAGTTTTTGGCCGTCTATAAAGAAGAAAAAGCCAACGGCTTGCGTGCCAATCCGTTGAAAATCAACCCGGATTCATGGGCGAAAACGGCGCCATTTTCCCTCACCCCGGTGCCGTTTTGCCCAACCGGGTTTTATTACGGCCCGGACGAGCAGCCGGGAAAACATCCGTACCATGCGGCCGGACTGTACTACATTCAGGAACCGAGCGCGATGGCGGTCGCCGAAGCGCTCCGTCCCGCGCCTGGGGAGACGGTGCTTGACTTATGCGCCGCTCCCGGCGGGAAAACGACCCAGCTTGGCGCCATGATGGAAAACAAAGGGCTCCTTGTCGCCAACGAAATTCACCCGAAACGGGTCAAAGCACTCGCGGAAAATGTCGAACGGCTCGGCTTGACCAATACGGTGGTTGTCAACGAGACGCCGGAAGCGCTCGCTGAGCGGTTCCCTGGCTTTTTTGACAAAATTTTAGTCGACGCCCCGTGCTCGGGCGAAGGGATGTTTCGCAAAGAAGAAGAAGCGGCTTCGTTTTGGAGTCAGGCGTACGTAGAAGAGTGCGCCGCCCGGCAGCGGCGCATTTTGCAAAGCGCCTATGCGATGCTAAAAGAAGGAGGCATTCTCGTCTACTCAACGTGCACGTTCTCTCCGGAAGAAAACGAGCAGACCATCGAGTGGCTGCTTGAGACGTATGACGATTTGCGGATGATGCCGATTGCGAAAACCGGCGGCATGGAGCCCGGGCGGCCCGAGTGGACGAAAACAAACCGGGCTGAGCTCGAACATGCGGTCCGCCTTTGGCCGCACCGCATCAAAGGCGAAGGGCATTTTATCGCCAAACTGCAAAAACAGCGGCCGACCCCGCTATGGAACGGGCGATGGGGAAAGGCGAACGCACCAAAAGCGGCGGTCCGTCTGTACCGCCAATTCGAACAGACGGCGCTGCGAATAGAACGGCACGGAACGATCGTCTCTTTTGGTTCTCATTTAGCCATGCTGCCGGAGCGATGCCCTGATTGGTCAGGCCTGAAAGTCATCCGCGCTGGCCTCCATCTTGGCGAGGTGAAAAAAGAGCGGTTTGAGCCGAACCACGCTCTCGCCTTGGCGCTGAAGACAGACGAAGTGAACCATGTGCTTGATCTATCAAGCACGAGCCGCGAAATCACTCAATATTGGCGCGGGGAGACGCTTCCGACCGGCGGCGACCGCGGCTGGCTGCTTGTTGCCGTCGACGGTCATCCGTTCGCTTGGGGGAAAGAAGTGAAAGGAACGGTGAAAAACTTTTACCCGAAAGGGCTGCGCCGTTTATGA
- the plsY gene encoding glycerol-3-phosphate 1-O-acyltransferase PlsY, with protein MTALILLIAYLLGSIPFALLVGKVGYGIDIREHGSGNLGGTNTFRVLGAKAGTIVILGDMLKGTLAASLPMFFSVPVHPLAAGAVAVVGHMYPVFAKFRGGKAVATSAGVVLFYSPLFFLTLIAIFLVVLALSRYVSLSSMATALYAAVYTILFTDDIPLTAAVWLLASFIVYRHRANIKRIWNKTEPKIKWPGGRS; from the coding sequence ATGACTGCACTGATTTTGCTTATCGCTTATCTTCTCGGTTCGATCCCATTTGCCCTCCTCGTCGGGAAAGTCGGCTACGGGATCGACATTCGCGAACACGGGAGCGGCAATCTTGGGGGAACGAACACGTTCCGCGTGCTCGGGGCGAAAGCGGGAACGATCGTCATTTTGGGCGATATGTTGAAAGGAACGTTGGCGGCGAGCTTGCCGATGTTTTTTTCTGTCCCTGTTCACCCGCTCGCGGCCGGAGCGGTCGCTGTGGTCGGCCATATGTATCCGGTATTTGCCAAATTTCGCGGCGGCAAGGCGGTGGCGACCTCAGCCGGAGTAGTGCTATTTTATTCCCCGCTGTTTTTTTTAACGCTGATCGCTATTTTTCTTGTTGTCCTTGCCCTTTCGAGATACGTTTCGCTCTCATCGATGGCCACGGCGCTGTACGCAGCCGTTTACACTATTTTGTTTACGGATGATATTCCATTGACGGCAGCCGTCTGGCTGCTTGCCTCATTTATCGTTTACCGCCATCGCGCCAATATAAAACGGATTTGGAACAAAACGGAACCGAAAATCAAATGGCCGGGTGGCCGCTCCTAG